From the genome of Vicia villosa cultivar HV-30 ecotype Madison, WI linkage group LG2, Vvil1.0, whole genome shotgun sequence, one region includes:
- the LOC131649361 gene encoding uncharacterized protein LOC131649361 — translation MTTIFGKKFGMDLVCLLLIKLDVIPGMNWLEFNHVHINYFNKIISFPEFVEEKDLFVSAKQVEEYAKDWEMVFMVLVLLDAKSKGVTSDLPVVCEFSDVFLEDIDDLPLELEVEFTMDLVPTSSPISMAPYQMSTAELNELKKATRRFSQKEVHSF, via the coding sequence atgacaactataTTTGGTAAAAAATTTGGGATGGATCTAGTCTGTCTACTGTTGATAAAACTCGATGTTATCCCTggtatgaactggttggagtttaaTCATGTCCATATTAACTATTTCAACAAGATAATTTCATTTCCAGAGTTCGTGGAGGAGAAGGATTTGTTTGTATCTGCCAAGCAAGTAGAAGAATATGCAAAAGATTGGGAGATGGTGTTTATGGTGTTAGTTTTGCTGGATGCCAAGAGCAAAGGAGTAACTAGTGATTTACCTGTAGTTTGTGAATTTTCAGATGTGTTTCTTGAAGACATCGATGATTTGCCACTAGAGCTTGAGGTAGAGTTTACGATGGACTTAGTTCCTACCTCTAGTCCCATTTCGATGGCTCCATATCAGATGTCTACTGCCGAGTTGAACGAATTGAAAAAAGCAACTAGGAGATTTTCTCAAAAAGAAGTTCATTCCTTCTAG